The DNA window TCCTATGGTAGTCAAACGACTGAGGTGAAGAACTAAATATATAAAGCCGTGGGTGGAAGAGCAATAGGAGTTATGATCAGATTTCCTTATATTTCAAGTAAATACAGAAGATGGGTGAAATGGCAGGATGTTTGATGTGCTCAGTAGATGATGCTGACCATAACAGTGTTTGATGAGAAGCAGAGCATCTGAGGAAAATCCATGTGTTTACCCactgaaagctttttaaaaatgattaatAATTAAATGATGAAGCTGTCTGCTTTctgagagaggaggaggatgcgTTTGGGTGCTTCTCATTAAATGAAGGTTGGCTGAACGCTGCCTTCTGTTGCGAGCTTAGGGACAGGAGCTGTTAGGAGCGCTCGGAAGGAATCGCTCTGCGGTTGAGCCGCTTTGCTGGTGGGATCCGGGTGACACTgcactggggtgtccccagaACCGTCCCCTGCCCTTCAGGCTCAGCGGGGCGGCGCTGCGGGTCAGCGGTGGCAGGTGAGCCGGCAGGGTTTGCGTGGGGTGGCTCCCCACGCCGTGTCGTGTCCAGCCACACTAGCGGCCCCGGGCTCCGCTCTCAGCGCGGAGCAACAGGGACATCTCTTGGCGCCGCAGGGCCGTGCTGTCCCAGCCGCTCGCTCGGGCGCTGTGCCCGCACAATGGGGCTCTCGGCAGGTCACCCGTGGGGATGGGCCCTGCGTCTGCGTGGTTAATCTCGTGTTATTAGCAGAGTATAAATTAACTTGTCTACCTGGCCTATTGACCGCGGTTGAAAATCACGTTTATTCTCACCTCCAGAGATCGGCGCTTGTTCGTATTGAGAAGTTCATTCTCTCTGTGCATACACGTGCGCGCCACTCACCTTTGGTTAAGACAGCAGTATATGATGGGGTTGTACATCGTTGAACTCATGGCAAGCAGAAAGATTGCGAGATAAACCTGCTGAATGTACTTCTGCTGGTAGATGTCTTCCTTAAAGCTCCCCAGGATGAAATAGATGTGATAGGGCAGCCAGCAGACGGCAAAAATGATCACAACTACCACCATGGTCTTCACAAActggagaaacaaaaccagagtgtTACTTGTGGGGCTCCCTGCAGTTGTCTGAGCTGCCGGGGGAAGAGGCGATGCTGCCTTTGTCTGGGTCTGGGCTGCTCTGGCCAAGAAACCAGCCCTGGTGGTGGGAAgcgggagcagggagggagctgAGCACATTTCTGCCCCAGACCGAAATATTTTGTCAACCTTTCGTGCCCAATCCCACAAAGTTTAGTACCAAATGCAAGCTCAGTTTTGGTGTGCAGGCTGCTGTGCTGAGGGAACTGTGTTAAAGTTTCActtctgaccttttttttgGCATTAACTTGGTGCTCATAGCAGACTCTGTTAAGGTGGTTGCCTGGAACCGCGCTGCTCCACAGGGTAATTCCTATAATGCTGTACGCAACAAACATCACCATCAATGGCAGCAAATAAATCAACATGATCACCGCAATGTGGTACCTGAAAAAGAACAAGCATGTTTTCACAGTCAGTGCAGCCAGCTCTTCAGAAATTGTCCTTTGGACATGTCTGGCTGGTTCCCATCAACGTCACCCCCAAAGCataaagaagcagaaatttTGCCTACAAACTTTGCTATGGGCTAACAGTAAAAGCTCATCTTTCTGGTGGTGTGCTGTGTTAGTCCTTGGACCGGATTGATTGCTCTTTCAAGACACAGTAATATAATTTACCTTTTATCAGAGGGTGACAGTCCATGGCCACCTGCCCTGAACTTTGCTATCCCACTGCAGTCAGGAAAGACAAACGTTTAAGACTTGGAGCTGTAAATGTACGGAGCTTTAAATCACAGATACGGAAAATGAATATTCCGAAAACTAGAGGGTAACTTGACAAACGCAGTAGTGCCAACAGCTTAATTCGGCAACagtgggaaaaagcaaaagggacCACAAAATGCAGCAGGCTGCTAACGGGGTGCACAAACCTGGCAGCGGAGATGCTGCAGAGAGCAGGGCaatgctggagtcaccatcctggaggggtttaaaaggtgtttagatgaggttctcagggacagggTTTAgcgctagagttaggttacagttggactcgatgatcctgagtgtctcttccagtcgaaatgattctgtgattctatcctACGGAGGAACATCTCCTGTGTACAGCAGAACGCGAGCGGCAGTCCTTGCTGCGTCTGCCGTGCCAGCTGGTTTATTTGTGTGCACACAACTATCTGTCACCAACGGGCTCCTTGGTTACTGCTGCAGCCgaaagcagcagcatctccttcGTTTTGGCGCTTTCTAGCTTTCCATGTTACCCCACAAGCTTTTGCTGGTTCCCTCGTGCTAGGGTTTGATTGTTTTAAGCAACCACCATTTACGGGGAGGGAGCAACCTGCTCACTCGGTTACAGCAGCTGTCAAATGAACGTAAACAGTGTGACAAGGAGGATTAGGCAGGAAGGCTCTGGCACCGGCTGCCGGCAGAGGCCCTGAAGGCTAGGGGGTGCAAATGGTCTTTCTGGGGTCAACAACGCTCCAGTTACTTTTGCTGCATGAGCGACCAGGGTCAGCTGCTTTGCAGAGCGCGGGGAAATGGGCGCTGGGCTGCTCGGTGGGGGCTGCGCAGAGAAAAGTAGTAGTCGAAGGTCTGATACCATGTGGAGCGCAGCAGAGATGCAGAGCCCTTCTAGGGTCCCCGTcctgggaggaggagaggaggggatgGCATGACGTGGcgtggcatggcatggcatggcatggcatggcatggcatggcatggcatggcatggcatggcatggcatggcgtGGCATGacatgggatgggatgggatggcgTGGCATGACATGggatggcatggcatggcatggcatgggaGCCTAAGCCTGAGCACGTGGCTGAATGAAACTGTTAGTTTTGTAGTTGTGCTGCTTTGCTCCAAAGTTAACCTCTGTGGTTAAGGTTCTTCATTTTGGTTAAACTTGTATAGATTTAGTCCCTTCATATCCGAGATTTCTCAGGTGCTGGCAGTCACAGCAGTACATTGTTCGAATCTTCTCGGACTTGTTTCTATCATAATCATACAAGTTTTTCCTACAGAAAAGGATTTTCCTTTGTTCTCAGGTCTAGAAAGTTGGTTTTACGTGACTACAAAAGATTTGGAGGACCCACGGTTAACAAAGGAACCCAGTTCTCTGTTactttttggttggtttgtttgtttgttgttgttttggggtttttgggggggtttgttAGCATTTCCGTTGCTCTGTATGTGGACCAGCCCATGAGCAGCTGCACGTGTGTTTCTGTCCCTGGTCTGTACCGCAGGCGTGTGTCCTGCCAAGTCCGTCACTCAGGATGATTTCTGGGGAGCGCTGCTTCCAACTTCCTTTCTGTGAAAGCTACTGGAACCCGTAAATCTGAGGCTGCTCGGGAGCACGAGCTGGTGAATGAAGTGGTTTGTGTGTTCGGGAgatgctgctctccagctgggGATCCCAGAAAGAACCCACCTCGTTATTTGCCGTGTGCAGGACCAACCTTTCCAGCCCGCAGAGGTTTCATCAGCGTACTGGTAAACTCCTTTTCAGTCCTTCCCGAACAACGGACGTGGGAGAAATAAACCTAATGCTTTTCGTCTGAATGAAATAGCCAGCAGTGGTTTATATATAAGTGATTATCCACTATTCCTCCTTCTCAATCAGTAACATGTCGTGTTCCCTAGCGTGTGCCACGGGTACCGAGTGAAGAGCACCGCGCAGCACGGTGTGTGAGCCTGTTTCACCGTTTCGCGAGGCTGGGGGCGGCTCGCTGCTGGTGGCTGAGCGTGCCGCAGCGCAGCAGGCTGGCGTGGGGCTCCCGGAGCCCGGCACATGTCAGCGCGCAACCGACTAGTTTGGTAATCGCTCCGGGCAGGAGGCGTCCGGCCGTCTGCCGGTGAGTGACACCAAAAGGGAAAACGTGCCTGCTGCGTGCAGCTGGGTAAAAACACTCACGGTGAAGGATGGACACAGGGAGGATTtggtttgaaatgttttttccatGTTGTTAATCGATTTGTTCCTTTTCTGCGGTTCTTCCATTACTACTTTGTGTAAATATGTTTTGCTTGATAAATTTCTCAAGCTGCTCTACGTATCACGTGCCTTGAATGATGATTAATCACAGCAGATCCCCTAAATGCAGGGCATGGCTTGTTTCATTTGTCTGACCGATCTTGCTTTAAAGCGGGAGGAAGTTGCTGTGTGGGTTGGGAGCTTTGGGAGTGCAGACGTGTGCCCAGATAAGTCAGCTAGAAAGCCTCACAATGCTTCAAACATGCTCCTCtggctttttcccttttatttttcttccctcccccaaGAGTCGCATAATTTTTAGCTAATTATGTAGCTTCCCTGCATTAAATatacacattttcttcctgtctgacagaaggagaaaatcCAAAATCTTTGGAACTAGGATTTGTTGCTTGTTTAGAGGCTTTTCGCACTGGTTTCTCCTAAATCTGCCAAGCCCTGTGTCCAGGGTTTCTAGAGCCTATAACctgttttcaaagcagcagaGGATGCTGCATCACCCTCCTTTACCCTGAGCCATGATCTCCGAGCAGCTTTTTCCACAGCGGGCTTGAACCGAGCTCAGCTGGGCTACACCAGACCCGTGTTTCCCCCaaacctcctcctccccgctccccagcactgcccagagCCAAAGGTTCAGAGGATGGATCGATTCCATAGTTAACTTTTGCGCGACCCGGCAGCTGTCTGTTTCCCTTACGTGAGCTGGTGCTTGGAGCCGACGTCGCCGGGCCAGACGACGATGCACTTGGTGGTTCCGTTGTCCGTCAGGATCTCAGCATAGAAGCACTGCGGGAAGGCCAGAGCGAACGCCACCAGCCAGATGAGCGCTATGATGACTCTGGTGCTGCCGGCAGAGAGCCTGGGCCTGAACGGGTGGATTATGGCCATGTACCTGCAAGGAAAACAGGTAACGCTCTGCGGTTGCATTGGTGAACTGTACAACAAATACAGCAAGTGTCACAACTTGCTGGACGGTGTGGCAGCCTTTATCTATGGGGATATTTTGGCAGGTTGCAGGCTACAAATAATTGAAAGGAGTTAAATCCTTTCTAAAGAGTCTTAGGGCAGAACATATTAAAGCCACGTGGATGGACGCGCCTGGTGTGAGGAGGTGTCAGTTTTCCGTGCCTTCTGCACATGCTCTTTGCAAGCATTACCCTTACTtcggatttctttttttaattaactgttCAAATGCTTTATGTGTTTGCTCTGAAGTTCCGCGCTGTGAACTCGGTGTTAGTTTGGAGCTATGCATTGTTTAATACCATGCCCTTTTCTCCTTCCCgaatcaaaaaaaacccaaaccaaacactcCATTTCTCCCTGATTATGCCAATCTCCTCTGACACCCTGGATTATCACGACAGCAGATTGGGGTCCCAAGTGTCCTTTATCCTggatttttccccatttttcagCTGTGGAAAGCTCCCGTGCCGCCCACCTCTGCCTGTGAACACTGCAGGACTCTGCTGTGGTGGGAAGAAGGGCTGAGGCTTTGGTCCCGCACCTGCTCAGAGCCCTCACGGCACATCTGACCAGTGAATTACTTGCCAGCCCCAGGGCGCTCTCTGGTTTTAAGTTCCCCGTGTAGAAATGCGCGGTGTCGTAGCGAGTACATAATCAATTATGCATTTCTTGTCATGCTCTCCGTACTCTTTGTCATGGTTGTTCCGAAAGCAAAATAGAGTGGAAAATGCCAATTGCTTCCTGGTTTTCATAGTGAAAACCTGACAAGCCTTGTGCTGCCTCCTTGCAGGCCGTGGGGAGGGAGCTCTGCCCGGCGGCTGCATGGACAGACAGCAcggtgagcaggacagagctgcgTGGCGGCAGAGCCTTATTTAGCTATAAAATTTTAATGCCGCTTTGCTTTCCTTTAGCTTGTTGTTAGGGGGTGTTACACAGCACTCGGAATCTGCTCAGAGAGAGGAACCAAGGGGAGAATATTTGCCTACTGAAGTGCCCAGACTCATGGCTCTTGGCTATAAATGCCACGCACTGTGCTTTTAGGCGAGCTCCTGCAGGTTGGGACATCCACCCAATGTGCTGCGTGGCAGGGCTACCCTTGCCTCGgctcctgctccctgtgccCTCTCCCCATGCCCGCTCCCTGGACATCCCGGGATGCTGGACCACGCTCCCCGCATCCTCCCTCTGGTCCTCGTCCTGGGCAGACataaaaaagctgaatttcGGACCGTCTCGCATGCTTTCCGAAGAGCGCCTAGGAGACTTTGCTAACCGGAGCGTGAAACGTGAGCTGATACAGCGCGTCTCTGCCCGGGGTGCTGCGGGAAGCGCGCAGAGGGAAGAGCCGCCGGGGTATGCAGAGCGGAATGGCCCTAAACCCACCGGTGAGCCACATCAGGGCCTTTTCCACAGCAAAGATGACTTACAGAGCTGTCCCTTCTCAGCCTCCTTCCTTACAATAAACCACTTCAAAAGACATTGTTTTATCTAAGTTAAACAAAGGGGCCCAAGTGGACGCAAGTTCCCATAACAATAAATGGAAGCTGTAAGTTTCCAGGACAGCAGTGTCAGGATCTATTTTAAGTCTAAGCGAAGAATAGCTAAATATGGTTTGCAGCGAGATGCcaagttttctttctgatcCATGCCATGTGACTGAAGGGATTTTGGCTGTATAGGTACTTTCACCAACAGTCCCCCTGACATGTCAAGCAGGcatgaggacaggctgaaatGGATTGATTTAAAAACATAACTATACATATTATTTGGCAGAATATGCATTACAAATAGCAGTTAGTAAAACGCTGTGATTTAAAGCCAGGAACAGCTCAGTTGTGGGCTTGGGGGGGTGTTACATGCAAACAGGGCAAACCCTTTTTCCTGCTAGTTCGTTTATCTGGTTTATCTACAGTGGCTCCCGcggctgggtgtgcagggtgaGCCGAGCTGCGACAGCGAGCCCCGTGACACGGGGAGCAAGGAGTCTTTTGGGTGGCTCCCGGGGAGCTGGAACGGCCCTTCGTGGGCACACGGGCTCGGTAAGTGGTGGAGAAAACAGTGACATGGGATGGAAAAGATACAGGTGTTcccagaaagcagaagaaacagagaaggtgGGAAGGAGAGTGGAGGGCCCAGAAGGGAGCTTAACCTTCTGTAATTGAACATGCCGTTGCCTTCGAGAGGAAATTCCCATGAACTTTTGGCCACTTTCtagtaaaaagagaaacagcGTCATGCTACTTAACAATGAGCTGTAAACACAGTCGGACTCTGCAAATTTAAGCTCAAGTAAGAGAGACTTGGCAGATAGGCAGAAAAGAGTATTGTGAAAATACCAAATTACTTCAGAAGTCAAACAAAATCACTGTAATTACTTTCTTCCCTCTCGGAATAAGTAATTCTTGTGAACTATTGGAGCGGACTCTGCTGTTTCTGATCCAAACCCCATTATTTCTGGTGCTTTGCTGGACTCACAAGAAGGATTGTGGGTGCTGATACTCTCAGCATCCTGCAGCAGATCTGTATCGCTCCAACTCTGCCCAAGTGACACATCCTTCTTGTGGTTTAAAAAGGAAGTTTGTTGATCATAAATCACTTCCCAGTCATCCTGCAGTGTGGGAGCGATAAAATACCATCCGCTTCCTTCCATTACAGACCCAGGTGTGATCAGAGCAGGGATAAGACAGAAGAGCCTTCCTTTCATGCTGCAACCAGCGTTTAACTCCCAGTGCTATTTTCCTGGTGCCCCCGCACTTTGCCGACGCAGCACCTGGCAAGGTGGGTGGGGGCCAATGGCACAAAGCACTGCAATCACTATTTTTGTTATTCACAGACGATTTTTGGGCACCCATGTTCTCCGTTCGCACCTTACCTCTCTGCGGCCACGGCCGTCATGGAGTAAATGCTCACGAACATCGCAGTGATGGGGAACCAGTTCTGAAACCTGCAGAACTCCTCACCAAAGTACCAGACGTTGTGGCTGGCGTAAATAAAATTGAAGATGGTATTGAAAGCAGACATCAGCAAATCCGAAAGAGCCAAATTGACGATAAAGTAATTAGTAGCCGTCCTCATTCTCCTGTGCGCAAGAATGATCCAGATGACGGTGATGTTGCCAACGATGGATGTGATAACGATGAAGGAGTAGGTGATAGCCCACAAAGCAATCTGCCATCCCGGCTGGGTGAACTGGGTGACTGCCGTCCCATTGCTGCCGTCCTCGAGGGACTCAGCCTGCGATGAGTTGCTAGCGTTTAAAACGGAAAAGCTGCTCATGGCTTTTTCTTCagctaaacctaaacctaaaaTGTCTTCTGGCATCTGCTCATTTTCTTGCAGTAGATGCTGGTGCTGAGAATCAATGTGCATATGACCAAGTGCCATTAAAAAGCCATTGGGATGAGACATCCCACGTCCTCTTGTCCTGTTTTCCAAGCAATGCAGTGCGGTTCCAGGAGTAGGTGAGCAATAGCGACGACCTCCTTGCCTGGCATTGTAACCTGTGCTTGAAGAGCAAAAACTGCAGAGTGACTCTCTGTCCTCAAGTTTCTTTTCctctaagtaagaaagaaaaaaagaagattaaaaagaacaaaagtggGGGTCCTTTTCCAGGTGAATGGCAGGCAATGTCTTCCTATGGATTAGTTTTAAGGCCGAGAAAATATAAATGGAAATATCAAGCCATAAAGCATTTCAACCCAAGCGGAAATCCCTCTTTTGCAGGGCAGGGGTTTCCCGAGGACCAGGTGGCGActgccctgcagcaggctgGGGACGGGGCTCCTCTGCCCCGGGACTGTTACACCCAGGCGGTCGCTGCGCTGGGCGGATTCTCTGCGGGGCTGAAGGAGACTTTGAGGGGAGGTGGAGTCTCTCGCAAGCAGAAATTAAACAACCAATTTGACATCAAATGACAGGCGGCAAAGTGGTGCTTCAACCTTTCCCCCCACCATCCACTCAGTTTGAAATAACCTCTGAAGCAGATACACTGCTGTATCAGGATCTACAGGTTTAAATGCACGGGTAGCTACTTTGCTGGGTTTACCAGTCCTGCCGGACCCACCCCGGCTTCCCACGAGCAACCAgagtgaaaaaggaaacaaaatgcattttagcaAGGCGGTCTTGCTCTCTGCaactatttttaatacattttacttAATGGTGACTGCTCAATATAATACTACTCAGCTTAAATTACAGCAACAAGTGCTGTTGGTGCTCGAGGAGTCGTCGGTGAATATTGCCAGGAGAGAGGTGTCTGTGGAGGCCGGACCTGAGCCGGGACTTGCGAGCAGGTTTCGGTGGGAAGCTGGTGACCAGGAGCCCACCCAGAGCTCCAGAAATGCCGCTGCAGACGCTCTCCAGCAGGGAAACATCTGGAGGAGCCTCGGCTCCCAGCCTGCGTGTCCCACGACG is part of the Columba livia isolate bColLiv1 breed racing homer chromosome 6, bColLiv1.pat.W.v2, whole genome shotgun sequence genome and encodes:
- the TACR2 gene encoding substance-K receptor isoform X1; protein product: MSHPNGFLMALGHMHIDSQHQHLLQENEQMPEDILGLGLAEEKAMSSFSVLNASNSSQAESLEDGSNGTAVTQFTQPGWQIALWAITYSFIVITSIVGNITVIWIILAHRRMRTATNYFIVNLALSDLLMSAFNTIFNFIYASHNVWYFGEEFCRFQNWFPITAMFVSIYSMTAVAAERYMAIIHPFRPRLSAGSTRVIIALIWLVAFALAFPQCFYAEILTDNGTTKCIVVWPGDVGSKHQLTYHIAVIMLIYLLPLMVMFVAYSIIGITLWSSAVPGNHLNRVCYEHQVNAKKKFVKTMVVVVIIFAVCWLPYHIYFILGSFKEDIYQQKYIQQVYLAIFLLAMSSTMYNPIIYCCLNQR
- the TACR2 gene encoding substance-K receptor isoform X2, whose amino-acid sequence is MSHPNGFLMALGHMHIDSQHQHLLQENEQMPEDILGLGLAEEKAMSSFSVLNASNSSQAESLEDGSNGTAVTQFTQPGWQIALWAITYSFIVITSIVGNITVIWIILAHRRMRTATNYFIVNLALSDLLMSAFNTIFNFIYASHNVWYFGEEFCRFQNWFPITAMFVSIYSMTAVAAERYMAIIHPFRPRLSAGSTRVIIALIWLVAFALAFPQCFYAEILTDNGTTKCIVVWPGDVGSKHQLTYHIAVIMLIYLLPLMVMFVAYSIIGITLWSSAVPGNHLNRVCYEHQVNAKKKFVKTMVVVVIIFAVCWLPYHIYFILGSFKEDIYQQKYIQQVYLAIFLLAMSSTMYNPIIYCCLNQRFRSGFKLAFRWCPCIKATEKDKLKLRSPSLYQTTHRKSRTTSFDTETALNEKEKTSFTLTQLTL